The following coding sequences lie in one Epinephelus lanceolatus isolate andai-2023 chromosome 24, ASM4190304v1, whole genome shotgun sequence genomic window:
- the LOC117250059 gene encoding uncharacterized protein C7orf57 gives MSAAVPNHRRTKPGGIKTGVVTSGVTGPTSQIPGLSQTADETSPVERISGRRVGIFESDSEYVKLAKGGGHKGLLSHDADSDDQPRKPYNPPNWFGGDESKSGSKAVSPDGVTKAAMRPLNAPFGTDNCSSWERDDRVSPSNEKMSPDGVASQLEGLVVTNKYKRTSYEKKAPPVSMSKLLSHGYVEEKKKSPTDDDASSVTSDQTSTVATEDVDDLE, from the exons ATGAGCGCTGCGGTACCCAACCATCGGAGGACCAAGCCCGGTG GGATAAAGACCGGGGTTGTGACCAGCGGCGTGACTGGGCCGACCTCCCAGATCCCCGGTCTGTCCCAGACTGCAGATGAAACGTCTCCGGTGGAGAGGATTAGCGGACGGCGAGTTGGGATCTTTGAGTCAGACTCGGAGTATGTCAAGCTGGCGAAGGGAGGAGGGCACAAAG gGCTGTTGAGTCATGATGCTGATTCTGATGACCAACCCAGGAAGCCGTACAACCCACCCAACTGGTTCGGAGGTGATGAGTCAAAGAG CGGAAGCAAAGCGGTGTCTCCTGATGGCGTGACGAAGGCGGCCATGCGGCCTCTGAACGCCCCGTTTGGCACTGATAACTGTTCGTCCTGGGAAAGAGACGATAGAGTTTCCCCCTCTAATGAGAAG ATGTCTCCTGATGGCGTCGCCAGTCAGCTTGAGGGTCTCGTTGTGACCAACAAATACAAGAGAAC GTCTTATGAGAAGAAGGCTCCTCCAGTCAGCATGTCCAAGCTGCTGAGTCATGGCTACgttgaggagaagaagaagtctCCCACTGACGACGATGCCTCAA GTGTGACCTCAGATCAGACCAGCACCGTCGCGACGGAGGACGTGGACGACCTGGAGTAG
- the LOC117249938 gene encoding four and a half LIM domains protein 2-like — MAERYDCIECQESLYGQKYILKEDNPYCIKCYEALFSSNCEVCQKIIGCTSKDLSYKDRHWHSDCFLCITCSRSLVDRPFATKDEMPMCIECYSNEYSSKCHACLKTIMPGSKKMEHKGNSWHENCFTCNRCQQPMGTKSFIQKEANNYCLPCYEKQFAMQCVHCKKPITTGGVNYRDQPWHKECFVCIGCKQQLVGQRFTSRDDFAYCLNCFCNLFAKKCAYCTTPISGLGGSKYISFEQRQWHNDCFNCKRCCVSLVGRGFLTCKDDILCPDCVKDY; from the exons ATGGCCGAGCGCTACGACTGTATAGAGTGTCAGGAGTCCTTGTACGGGCAGAAGTACATCCTGAAGGAGGACAACCCGTACTGCATCAAGTGCTACGAGGCTCTTTTCTCCAGCAACTGTGAAGTGTGCCAGAAGATCATCGGCTGCACCAGCAAG GATCTGTCGTACAAGGACCGCCACTGGCACAGCGACTGCTTCCTGTGCATCACGTGCAGCCGATCTCTGGTGGATCGGCCTTTTGCCACCAAGGATGAGATGCCGATGTGCATCGAGTGCTACAGCAACGAGTACTCTTCAAAGTGCCATGCATGCCTGAAGACTATCATGCCAG GCTCCAAAAAGATGGAGCATAAGGGCAACAGTTGGCATGAGAATTGCTTCACCTGCAACCGTTGCCAGCAGCCCATGGGCACCAAGAGCTTCATCCAGAAGGAAGCCAACAACTACTGCCTGCCCTGCTACGAGAAGCAGTTTGCCATGCAGTGCGTCCACTGCAAGAAG CCCATCACCACTGGAGGAGTGAACTACCGCGACCAGCCCTGGCACAAGGAGTGCTTCGTCTGCATCGGCTGCAAGCAGCAGCTGGTCGGTCAACGGTTCACCTCTCGGGACGACTTCGCCTACTGCCTGAACTGCTTCTGCAACCTGTTTGCTAAGAAATGTGCTTACTGCACCACCCCCATCAGTG GTCTCGGTGGCAGCAAGTACATCTCATTCGAGCAGCGGCAGTGGCACAACGACTGCTTCAACTGCAAACGCTGCTGCGTGTCTCTGGTGGGTCGAGGCTTCCTGACGTGCAAAGACGACATCCTCTGCCCCGACTGCGTCAAAGACTACTGA